A DNA window from Porites lutea chromosome 6, jaPorLute2.1, whole genome shotgun sequence contains the following coding sequences:
- the LOC140942207 gene encoding monocarboxylate transporter 10-like: MMKIRDQIVRNKNEKYEVGTVEICVDRECPDGGYGWIICIAAAICQFIIMGIHNNFGILYTYLMKDLRADPADTAWIGSIAFGVNFLFGPVASSLCQRFSCRLVAAAGGLIAVFGFLVTSFANSVYFIYFTYSVVWGFGSSLSFATTTFVLGQYFKRRLALANGIVTGGSGVGALAMGPFYHLILSNLGWKILLRILSGFAFLMFVSALFYRPLPAKYNRVHAESKERAKLFDLSVWKIKPFVFLVASISLLHIGYFIPFIHLPNYSEILGVPESKASLLIGFLSIASTLSRVLFGLILNHPRVNRFYVLQVCFVMMAVTCTLCPLARDYTGLILYAVGFGVFDGCFILLIAITISDVVGRNRLPQALGTLYGVISLPVIFGPPLAAYIFEITGSYQDAFFVAGAAIAAGSCTLPFTRLFMPDLETGRERKEIREETSGKEQTAHGSAKANGIAAGEEQRNSCV; this comes from the exons atgatgaaaataagAGACCAAATTGTcagaaacaaaaacgaaaagtaTGAAGTCGGGACGGTAGAGATATGCGTGGATCGCGAATGTCCCGACGGTGGATATGGTTGGATTATTTGCATCGCAGCGGCGATTTGCCAGTTTATCATCATGGGTATTCACAACAACTTTGGTATCTTATACACTTACCTCATGAAGGACTTAAGGGCAGATCCTGCAGATACAG CATGGATTGGTTCCATAGCGTTTGGTGTAAACTTCCTTTTCGGTCCAGTAGCGAGCAGTTTGTGTCAAAGATTCAGCTGTCGCCTCGTAGCTGCAGCGGGTGGTCTCATTGCAGTCTTTGgttttttggtgacgtcatttGCCAATAGTGTCTACTTCATCTACTTCACATACAGTGTCGTCTGGGGTTTTGGTTCTTCTTTAAGCTTTGCTACTACTACATTTGTATTAG GTCAGTACTTCAAGAGGAGACTTGCGCTAGCCAATGGTATTGTTACTGGTGGAAGTGGTGTTGGTGCACTGGCAATGGGACCCTTTTACCACCTCATCTTGTCAAACCTCGGCTGGAAAATCTTGCTACGAATTCTCAGTGGATTCGCCTTTCTCATGTTTGTCAGCGCATTGTTCTACCGTCCCCTCCCTGCTAAGTATAATCGTGTACACGCAGAATCAAAAGAGAGAGCCAAGCTGTTTGACTTGTCGGTATGGAAGATAAAGCCGTTCGTGTTTTTGGTTGCATCCATATCACTGCTACACATTGGCTACTTTATTCCCTTCATTCACTTG CCTAATTACTCTGAGATTCTTGGTGTACCTGAGTCTAAAGCCTCTTTGCTAATAGGCTTTCTTTCCATTGCTTCAACCCTGTCACGTGTTCTCTTTGGCCTTATACTCAACCACCCTAGAGTGAATCGTTTCTACGTTTTACAG GTTTGCTTTGTAATGATGGCTGTCACATGTACACTATGTCCACTGGCACGGGATTACACCGGGCTCATATTATATGCTGTTGGCTTTGGAGTGTTCGACGGATGTTTCATTTTGCTCATCGCCATCACGATCAGTGATGTAGTTGGACGTAATAGGTTACCACAAGCCCTAGGAACATTGTATGGAGTTATATCACTTCCTGTTATATTTGGACCACCCCTGGCAG CGTATATTTTCGAGATAACTGGATCATATCAGGATGCTTTCTTTGTAGCCGGAGCCGCCATAGCTGCTGGATCCTGCACTCTTCCTTTTACTCGACTATTCATGCCAGATCTAGAAACCGgcagagaaaggaaagaaatccGCGAAGAGACCTCTGGGAAAGAACAAACTGCGCATGGCTCTGCAAAAGCCAATGGAATTGCGGCCGGGGAAGAGCAAAGAAACTCATGTGTATGA
- the LOC140941414 gene encoding monocarboxylate transporter 10-like, whose amino-acid sequence MKKVLNKIIAKNETKKRDVTTLEICAEKECPDGGYGWIICIAAAICQFIIMGIHNNFGILYTYFMRDLKADPADTTWVGSIAFGVTFFGGPIASNLCERFGCRLIAAIGGLIGVLGFLMTSFANSVYVIYFTYSVVWGFGSSLSYATTTFVIGQYFDRNLALANGIITGGSGIGAIAMGPFYHLVLSNLGWKILLRILSGFAFLMFVSALLYRPLPTKYKRAHIGRKERAKLFDSSVWKIKPFVFWVVSMSLLFFGYFVPFIHLPNFAEILGVPESKASLLIGYLSIASTLSRVLFGLVLNHPRVNRFYVLQVCFVMMAVTCMLCPLVQDYTGLILYAVSFGTFDGCFVLLQAITTSDIVGPNLLPQGLGSLYGVLSLPIICGAPLAAYIFEKTGSYQDAFLVAGAAIAAGSCTLPFTRLFMPDLETGRERKEICEETPEQEKVAHVSVNANEITEGQRNSCV is encoded by the exons atgaaaaaagtactGAACAAGATCATCGCCaaaaatgagacaaaaaagcgtgatgtcaCGACACTAGAGATTTGCGCGGAAAAGGAATGTCCCGACGGTGGATATGGTTGGATTATTTGCATCGCAGCGGCGATTTGCCAGTTTATCATCATGGGTATTCACAACAACTTTGGAATCTTATACACTTACTTCATGAGGGATTTAAAGGCAGATCCTGCAGATACAA CTTGGGTTGGTTCCATAGCATTTGGTGTAACCTTCTTTGGCGGTCCAATAGCCAGCAATTTGTGTGAAAGATTTGGTTGTCGGCTTATAGCAGCAATTGGTGGTCTTATAGGTGTCCTCGGTTTCTTGATGACGTCATTTGCCAATAGTGTCTACGTCATCTACTTCACGTACAGTGTCGTTTGGGGTTTTGGTTCTTCTTTAAGCTATGCTACAACAACATTTGTGATAG GTCAGTACTTTGACAGGAATCTTGCATTAGCTAATGGTATTATTACTGGTGGAAGTGGTATCGGAGCGATAGCAATGGGACCCTTTTATCATCTCGTCTTGTCAAACCTCGGCTGGAAAATCTTGCTAAGAATTCTTTCTGGATTCGCCTTTCTCATGTTTGTCAGCGCTCTACTCTACCGTCCCCTCCCTACAAAGTATAAACGCGCCCACATAGGCCGAAAAGAGAGAGCCAAGCTGTTTGACTCGTCCGTGTGGAAGATAAAGCCGTTCGTGTTTTGGGTTGTATCCATGTCGCTACTGTTCTTTGGCTACTTTGTTCCTTTCATCCACTTG cctAATTTCGCTGAGATTCTTGGAGTACCCGAGTCTAAGGCCTCTTTGCTAATAGGCTACCTTTCCATTGCTTCTACACTGTCACGTGTTCTCTTTGGCCTTGTGCTCAATCACCCAAGAGTTAATCGTTTCTACGTTTTACAG GTTTGCTTTGTGATGATGGCTGTTACATGCATGCTATGTCCGCTGGTACAAGATTACACTGGGCTCATATTATATGCTGTTAGCTTTGGAACGTTTGAcggctgttttgttttgcttcaagCCATCACTACTAGTGATATAGTCGGACCTAATTTGCTACCACAAGGTTTAGGGTCCTTGTATGGAGTTTTATCTCTTCCTATAATATGTGGAGCTCCTTTAGCAG CGTACATTTTTGAGAAAACTGGATCATATCAGGACGCTTTCTTAGTAGCCGGAGCCGCCATAGCTGCTGGATCCTGCACTCTGCCTTTTACTCGACTATTTATGCCAGATCTAGAAACCGgcagagaaaggaaagaaatctgCGAAGAGACTCCCGAACAGGAAAAGGTTGCGCATGTCTCTGTAAACGCTAATGAAATTACAGAAGGACAAAGAAACTCATGTGTATGA